The genome window CACAGCCTTTTCTGTGCTTCTGAGTGGTAAACCTGGAGCCATTCACCTTGTTTCCCAGGTGCGCCTCAATTCCTGATAAGAtgtcaaaggggaaaaaaaacagtttggacTGAAACTCACTGGCTTCGATGGTTACCTGTGACTGCAGATCGGTTAGCTGGCCCTGCAGCTCAGCTAATTGGGTCTGCAGCTCCTGCTCTCGATCCTGCCATCTCTGATCGCCCTCAGCAACAGCGGCATTCAGCTCTATCCTGAACTCTGCTCGGAGACGCTCCTCACACTCTGCCCTGGAGGCACACATCAGAACAAGAATAAGGCAGAGTTAACCTGCTCACTCAATTACTATTCATTTATTCCTCCTACACTGTAATATTTGGCAATGCATTTTCTAGATGCTtagtgtcctgtcctgtctgatTTTTAAAGGATGATTTTTTTATGGCATTAatggaaagaggggagagataAGGAGGCCAACATACAGCACAGGTTTGGTAGCCAGATTTTAACCCACAGCATTGCAGGTACATGAGGCCTTCATGAGGATTTCTGTCCCTTTATCTTCACCTCAAACCACATGCCAGAACATTTCATGCCCCCCAACTCAGACCTTCCCCAGTGGCCTTTCAAGAGGACAGCAGGGAGTAAATACAGGGAGAATCAAGACTTTGTAGTGCAAGCCTAAGCAATACTTGCTGTTCCATGCTTAGGCTGCTACCTGATCCTGTCCTCGGTGTGCCGCTGGCTCTGCTCTAGAAGACTCCTCTCAGTGTTCAGTCGGCTCTGTTCCAGGACTTTCTCCTCCAGCCTGTGTTTGTCAGCCCTCAGGGACACGATCTCCCTCTGttgcctctccctctgcctctctccctcctcctgtaCCCGAGCCAATCGGCACTGAGCCTGATCCAGTTCTTCCACCAAATGAGAGCACCGTGGTCCGcatgtgggcggggcttcaggGGCCACCTTGTCTTTACTTTCTTGCTGTTGGATCGCTGACTCCAGCCTTCGGATCTGGGAACAGAAAAATTTTGTTACGAAAATGTCTGGACGTTACTACTACGGTCAGTATTGTGCGAGCTGATTGGCCTATGTGTGTCATCGAAATGCTGTTCAACGATTGcaagtgaggaagacagtgtgGGGGAGTTCCTTTCCTCTATTGCATGTCGTTTATGAAAAATACACAAGCAAATGACAAACATGGACTGAGGCCTCTCACCTCATTGGTGGCGTCCTGCAGCTTCGTCTGAagttcctccttttctctctccagccCTCTGCGTACCTCCTCactgcttctcctctcctcttccaaaCGCACGCACACCTAACAAGCAGATCAATCATCATAAAAACAACTGTGTTACATTAACgatttattttctgtatagCGTTTTATCTCAGCCATCCTATTTACCGGTTTATTACTTAGGGCTTATTAATAATTAGTTAAAATGGGGAGTGCATTATGAGGCTCAAAAGGATCAGGTCATACATATGTGATGAAATACCTCTATATCTGCACATTTACAGTGACTGCAATAAATATTCAGAAAACACGTTCTTGAAATAGACTGGCTGGGTGAATTCCTATGAAAGCTTTCAGTTTAGTCATGTGGGGGTGGTAAGAGGGTAAAAAGAGGCATTTTTGTGCCAGCTGAGAGATGGATTGTGTAAAAGAGGGTACAACTCAATACTTGTGATGTGTACGGCACAACCTTGCTGAAAGTTGTGCCGTACACATCTCTGAGTCATAGCCACTGCTGTGGAGTATCTAGAGTGTGTCATCAGatatgccccccccccccccccccccccccccccccccccccttcccccgcTGAGTGCAGGTACATGACGACATGCTGACCTCTTGGTTGGTCTTCTTCTCTGAGCTCAGGGCTTCCTGGGCGTTCTGGAGCTCCGCTGCATGTCTCCTCATCACCTCCTCTATCGCCCTCCGCACTTGCTCCTTCAGCcttttcctgtcctcctctgctttctctgccagtctcttcttctcctcttccagtTTTTGCTGCAGACTGGCCTTTTCCACCTCCACCTGTTCTTTGTTGCCGTCCAGCTGTGAACGAACACGGACCCTCTCCACTTCTATCTCCTTGCGAAGACACTCTACCTcgtcctccttctctctcctcagacGCTCTTTGACCTCTTCCATTTCTTTGCGGAGCGCCTCCttgtcctcttctctctccttgcgGAGTCTGTTTCGGTCTTTCTCGAACTGATccttctcttgttctctctcccgCTGCATGGTCTCCCTCTCCTTATCTATGTCTTTCTGCAGTTTATCCCTCTCGTCGTCTGCATGTTTTTGAACACGCCTCAGCTCCTCCGTCTGAGCTCTCACCATCTCAGAGCGCAAACTGGACAGAGCCTCTGcatgctacacacacaaacacacacacacacacaaattattcAACAAACAAGCCTCATGCTAGatttatgtattcatgtttGCTTATATTTatgttgcatgtgcatgtgtgtgtgtgtgtgttacctggcgTATCTGCCGGGCGTGGTCACTGTTTCTACCACtgctctgcagctccagctctcTGTTCCTGCTCTGCAGACGGCTCACCTGACTCCTCAGCTCATccacctcagcacacacacacacctcacagccACCACGGCTCAGCAGTTCCGCTGGcacgtgcccacacacacacacacacacacacacacacacacacacacacacacacacacacacacacacacacacacacacacacacacacacaaaataaatgccAACAAACACGtgaacacaaacatacacatacgcGTGCAttgcacagtgacacacacgGTTATACATCAGACCAAGACTAAATGCAGAAGAACCCTGAACGCACTCATCCTTATGCAATAAATTTCAGGGTGTTTTTGCTGACTGGGTGTGATGACACTTTGATGAaactgtttgcttttgttgaGGATGAATAATGATTTGCCTCTGTTGCatttatgaataataatatgcttttgttgcattttctgCGTATTATCATTTGCgaagaggggaaaaatgaaTTAAGCTGTGTCAAAATGAATGATGGATGTATACCGAACTGACTGAGCTCAACTGAATTGAACCAATTTCAGCTTCCTTCGAgaaacaggcaggcaggtagATTGAATGACTACCTGCCCTGCTCTGCAGCTCGTCCTCCTGCAGGAGCAGCCTCTCCTTGGCGACGGctagctcctcctctgcccgcTTAGCTGCACCCTCTGCCTCAGCGACACGCCTCCGgcccagctccagctcctcctctaaGTCCTGGAGGGAGGCGTGAAGGTCCGGAGGAGTTGAGGGGGGAATTGCAGAGAAGTATTGCGAGGTGACAAAGGAGGCCACATGGGaatagagaaagacagatgagggagagggagaaaccGACAGGGAGTTTTGAGACAgatgagaggagggaaagaaaaaagaacacgAGTaagtgagagacagggagagtgtTAGAGAGAAGACGTAGAGTGAAATGTGGTGAGTCAGGGAGCCATCTAGCCCAGCTGTGAGGCTTTAATGGTCTGCTGTGAAGGCTTATGTCAGCTCCGTGCCAGCTCTCATAGGGCTTCTTAATGCTCATGTGTGAGGCAGTAATGGCGGTGCAGCGAATCTATCCTGCTCAAACTACTCATTAGCAGACAGTTGGCAGAGGGAGTAGCACTCAGAGAGGGCAGCCTGTGGTTAGACGAGAAAGatcccctccctcgctctctcaccCCTTCTGTCTCTCACGTTCCCATCAATACCATCATTAGGACGGTGCATCAGAGATGAGAAGCTGGAACATTTCAATTAACTCTCACCTCCCTATGCAGAACACTATATACTATACCTTCTAGTATGCCTGTGATTGgcaggtgcgtgtgtgtgtgtgtgtgtgtgtgtgtgtgtgtgtgtgtgtgtgtgtatacctgtatTCGCTCCTGCAGTTTGAGAGTGTTTCTCTTGCTTTCATCAAGCCTCTCCAGGTGACTTTCCACTTCTGCCTCCGCCCTCTTCACTCTTTCCCTCAAAGCGCTGTGCatccctttcttctcctcctcctctctttcttcccacCTGCGccgctcctccctcctctctgcctccattctcttcctcatctcctctttctcctctctcaggGCGTTCATCTTTCGTTCCCAGCCGTCCCGTTCCTCTTTCACtgccttcctcttctcctcctctgcttgctccctcccttccttcagTGCTTTCACCTCCTCCAAGAGGGCTTTCCCTCCCTCAAAGTCATCCTTCTCCTCTGGcgttctctcctcttctttctttttctcctcctcctcagcagcttTCCGTAGTTGCTCACACTGAGCATCCAACTCTTGGACCTGCTCCCCAGCCTTCTCCAGTTCTTCACCCAGCTGCAGGCTCTCATCCTGGGCAGCACTAAGCTGAGCCTTCGCTTCTTGGAGCTTCTCGACTGCGGCCTGGAGCTTCTCCTCATACCCCTTTCTCAGCTCGGCCACAGTCTCGCGCTCCCTCTCCTCCGCCTGGGCACGGAAGCTCTCAAAGTCTGCCTGCACCTGAAGGCACAGAGAACCTgttacacactgcacacacatatatgaacTCAGTGGCTACTTTCTTGAGTACACCTTGCTTGTACTGGGTATGACTACATTGTATGCACAGCAACATAGTATTTTTGAAGTGTTGAACACGGAACAAAGTCCCATTCAGACATGTTCTCCATGGACCCCAGTTCATTCTGACTCAATAGCATCATGAGATTCATGCAGGTTTCATTCATGCTATGGAGATCCTAATCCACCTCATCCCCAAAGGCACTCTTTTGAGTTCTAGGCCTATGTAgcctggctgactgactgtgtgGGACAGCAAGGATCTGTCACTGTTTTGTCTGCACGGGCTCCACTCATTCAGCAGTATTTGCTCAAATTCTGAGTGTCGTTTTTGATCGGTTCTCTTTTTTGAATTCACAACACTCCTCGTCTGCTGCTCAAATGCGCATTGCCCCACAACCTGCTATGCCATCAGCTACCACGGGCACTGTCTCCTCATTATCTGCACTACAAGCTGATAAGATCAAAAGAGCCTCTCAAGACTCTAGAGATTATCTGGAGCTGATTTTCTGGTCTGCTATTAGCTAGGCTAGGGACTATGCAAGCCACTGGAGTAAACTTAAGTCTGTGTCATATTCATACAACTATCTTGAAATGCATGCTTCGCAACGTTGGTGCATTCCTGCTTGAAGTACCCATCTGTGGTGGCAAAGGGACATACCCAATCAGCAGCAATTTTTAGGTCCAGTGTAGCTGGCAAACAATGCACGGAAATATTCC of Myripristis murdjan chromosome 1, fMyrMur1.1, whole genome shotgun sequence contains these proteins:
- the fam184b gene encoding protein FAM184B is translated as MASGAGKAAQPPGPGSAVNGTAADFPNIEQELYDYQMHSKMCKKIAQLTKVIYSLNTKNEEQEVALQALNRAHQEELHRIIMDTCHEGEGSVLRTRLLELQESLEEQQRVGAQVQADFESFRAQAEERERETVAELRKGYEEKLQAAVEKLQEAKAQLSAAQDESLQLGEELEKAGEQVQELDAQCEQLRKAAEEEEKKKEEERTPEEKDDFEGGKALLEEVKALKEGREQAEEEKRKAVKEERDGWERKMNALREEKEEMRKRMEAERREERRRWEEREEEEKKGMHSALRERVKRAEAEVESHLERLDESKRNTLKLQERIQDLEEELELGRRRVAEAEGAAKRAEEELAVAKERLLLQEDELQSRAAELLSRGGCEVCVCAEVDELRSQVSRLQSRNRELELQSSGRNSDHARQIRQHAEALSSLRSEMVRAQTEELRRVQKHADDERDKLQKDIDKERETMQREREQEKDQFEKDRNRLRKEREEDKEALRKEMEEVKERLRREKEDEVECLRKEIEVERVRVRSQLDGNKEQVEVEKASLQQKLEEEKKRLAEKAEEDRKRLKEQVRRAIEEVMRRHAAELQNAQEALSSEKKTNQEVCVRLEEERRSSEEVRRGLEREKEELQTKLQDATNEIRRLESAIQQQESKDKVAPEAPPTCGPRCSHLVEELDQAQCRLARVQEEGERQRERQQREIVSLRADKHRLEEKVLEQSRLNTERSLLEQSQRHTEDRIRAECEERLRAEFRIELNAAVAEGDQRWQDREQELQTQLAELQGQLTDLQSQVEKKRAGLGDDCHGNPEIERLRKEVQETKEINKKMREQLQEPQTQSLAEERHNHAMALQALERQAKEDVLSERNRLQTLLHLQLDKQRAELTQQHTEWSRQMTQRHMQQIEDLQAELQTHTQMMALQQDLKQQNQWQVFERQLDEGRCALLELQRENTTLREQLKERQIHEEPEGKEKEGDKTETLAKRDAQLEEEAQRLKEEVEKLRVEMEKLEESQKHWEEKKEDDTKEEEGEEDRRKEAVEEIRREHKKEMQSLVSEYSSAQTHLQARIVALEKELREREERCRRREPRCDDLQLGRLQERLTERDQLIKRLMEERHQLQLHPPVAGDNSTLRRRDNKSRPGSVTPTMRRLEESPPRATSIPSVGAYDRSLFLPQSSSSSSPSSSSSLPQRSSSTLPHPSSSHPQTSPHYSTSSLPHKHTSLSLSQQSSPSLPRSARSRTSCTPATPAPTAPLPVCPSPQAGIRYVSPSFQESRSYLQNQPIRGPYLDQRGTEGLKQEWFTKYFSF